The following are encoded together in the Geobacter sulfurreducens PCA genome:
- the nadC gene encoding carboxylating nicotinate-nucleotide diphosphorylase, whose protein sequence is MTGLDPIIDNALQEDIHTGDITTLSVVPEPRPARARLIAKEPLVLAGIGVAARVFHRLDPAIRFDARFPDGARVETGTLLAEMAGDSAMLLQGERVALNLLQRMCGIATLTARYVEAVAGTGARIVDTRKTMPGLRVLDKHAVRLGGGINHRTGLYDGVLIKENHIAAAGGITEAVRRARAYIPHTMKIEVETECLEEVAEALEAGADIIMLDNMDLDAMRRAVGLIAGRALVEASGGVNLETVRGIAETGVDIISVGALTHSARAMDISMLLEAE, encoded by the coding sequence ATGACCGGTCTTGATCCCATTATCGACAACGCCCTCCAGGAAGATATCCATACCGGCGACATCACGACCCTTTCCGTAGTCCCTGAGCCCCGTCCGGCCCGCGCCCGCCTGATTGCCAAGGAGCCGCTCGTTCTGGCTGGCATCGGTGTGGCTGCCCGCGTTTTCCATCGCCTCGATCCGGCAATCAGGTTCGATGCCCGTTTCCCCGATGGCGCACGGGTAGAGACGGGTACACTGCTCGCCGAGATGGCCGGTGATTCGGCTATGCTGTTGCAGGGTGAGCGGGTGGCACTCAATCTTCTTCAGCGCATGTGCGGCATTGCAACGCTTACCGCCCGTTATGTGGAGGCGGTGGCCGGAACCGGCGCCCGTATTGTAGACACCCGCAAGACCATGCCGGGACTTCGAGTTCTGGACAAGCACGCGGTGCGCCTTGGCGGGGGCATCAACCACCGGACCGGCCTGTACGACGGTGTTCTCATCAAGGAAAACCATATTGCCGCTGCCGGCGGGATTACCGAAGCGGTCCGCCGGGCCCGGGCCTACATCCCCCACACCATGAAGATCGAGGTGGAAACCGAATGCCTTGAAGAGGTTGCCGAGGCACTGGAGGCCGGGGCCGACATCATTATGCTGGACAACATGGACCTGGATGCCATGCGCAGGGCGGTCGGCCTCATCGCAGGCCGGGCTCTGGTGGAAGCGTCGGGAGGGGTAAACCTGGAGACGGTGCGGGGAATAGCCGAAACCGGTGTCGATATTATTTCGGTGGGAGCATTGACCCACTCGGCGCGTGCCATGGACATCTCCATGCTGTTGGAGGCCGAGTGA
- a CDS encoding diguanylate cyclase: MPTFQRRFSIVQKLIASYAVVIFLTTAALVFALLGLYSQNRTAKEIARTDLFVISATYRLRESLSAQDRFAGRYLILKSDEFKDLFNQRQSEFMTILGELGRRGNDQPFRDLVASYERYRQATESIFATGNGDPLAAKKDSDEVAARIDAISALRRALLDQKLAEADRRESATVRLALILAFSGFILALTVASLTVHSISTAITKLKKGMHRIAEGDFDYDPQLPAGDEIGALAGDFVRMGKKLKELEQMSLDASPLTRLPGNIAIERVLNRRLQSGEPFAVCYADLDNFKAFNDHYGYIKASEVIKLTAELIHDTVRQMAGGDAFVGHVGGDDFVMVVASDKGGPVCEHVITRFDDFIRQHYSAEDLAKGAIEGVDRYGVPRTFPIMSISIAVVICSREEFASAVDIAKAAADIKDLLKSTPGSNYLINRRKGKR; encoded by the coding sequence ATGCCCACATTCCAGCGACGCTTCAGCATCGTCCAGAAGTTGATCGCCAGCTACGCGGTCGTCATATTCCTCACGACAGCGGCACTGGTCTTCGCTTTGCTGGGTCTCTACTCCCAAAACAGGACCGCAAAGGAAATAGCCCGAACCGACCTGTTCGTCATCAGCGCCACGTATCGCCTTCGCGAGTCGCTCAGCGCCCAGGACCGCTTTGCCGGACGCTACCTGATCCTCAAAAGCGATGAATTCAAGGATCTTTTCAACCAGCGCCAGAGCGAATTCATGACAATTCTCGGCGAATTGGGGAGACGGGGCAACGATCAGCCCTTCCGCGACCTGGTTGCCAGCTATGAAAGGTATCGGCAGGCCACCGAAAGCATCTTCGCCACCGGCAACGGCGATCCCCTGGCCGCCAAAAAAGACTCGGACGAAGTTGCCGCCCGTATCGACGCCATCTCGGCCCTGCGGCGCGCCCTCCTCGATCAGAAGCTGGCCGAAGCGGACCGGCGCGAATCGGCAACGGTGCGGCTGGCCCTGATTCTGGCCTTTTCGGGTTTTATCCTCGCCCTCACCGTGGCCTCGTTGACCGTCCATTCAATTTCGACCGCCATTACCAAACTCAAAAAGGGGATGCACCGGATCGCCGAGGGGGACTTTGATTACGATCCCCAGTTGCCGGCCGGAGACGAAATCGGCGCTCTGGCCGGCGACTTCGTCCGCATGGGGAAAAAGCTGAAGGAACTGGAACAGATGAGCCTCGACGCCAGCCCTCTCACGAGGCTTCCGGGTAACATCGCCATCGAACGGGTCCTCAACCGACGGCTCCAGTCGGGTGAGCCCTTTGCGGTCTGCTACGCCGATCTGGACAATTTCAAGGCGTTCAACGATCATTACGGGTATATAAAAGCAAGTGAAGTGATAAAATTAACGGCAGAACTGATCCACGACACGGTCCGGCAAATGGCGGGGGGCGATGCCTTCGTGGGACACGTGGGGGGCGACGACTTCGTCATGGTGGTGGCTTCCGACAAGGGTGGGCCGGTGTGCGAACATGTCATCACCCGCTTCGACGACTTCATCCGCCAGCATTACAGCGCAGAGGACCTGGCCAAAGGTGCCATCGAGGGGGTCGACCGCTACGGCGTACCGCGCACCTTCCCCATCATGAGCATTTCAATCGCCGTGGTCATCTGCAGCCGCGAGGAATTCGCCTCAGCCGTTGATATCGCCAAAGCGGCCGCTGATATCAAAGACTTGCTGAAAAGCACGCCGGGAAGCAATTACCTTATCAACCGGCGCAAAGGAAAACGATGA
- a CDS encoding lipoprotein: protein MKFRLLAAVLILILPTGCAPVRKVVTDIRQRSAQEEKLSLAVELIARGRIDNATVLLDAIIIEKPVRGVTDEALFRLALLRLPSEPRTGDIAKATKLLDQLQRDYPDSPWAHQALPLSDFIAEIPARIEAAGELRRQIKSLRDLNLSLTRENKELRLNLEKLKTLDLELERKLKP, encoded by the coding sequence ATGAAATTTCGCCTGCTCGCGGCTGTCCTGATCCTGATCCTGCCGACCGGGTGCGCTCCCGTACGCAAAGTCGTGACGGATATTCGGCAACGTTCAGCCCAGGAAGAGAAGTTGAGCCTGGCGGTGGAACTCATCGCCCGGGGGCGAATCGACAACGCCACAGTGCTTCTCGACGCCATCATCATCGAAAAGCCGGTCCGCGGCGTCACTGACGAAGCCCTTTTCCGCCTGGCACTGCTCCGGCTGCCCAGCGAACCCCGCACCGGAGACATCGCCAAGGCCACAAAACTTCTGGACCAACTGCAACGCGACTATCCCGACAGCCCCTGGGCCCACCAGGCCCTTCCCCTCAGTGACTTCATCGCTGAAATCCCAGCCCGCATCGAAGCAGCGGGCGAACTGCGCCGCCAGATCAAATCACTGCGTGACCTGAACCTGTCCCTGACCAGGGAAAACAAGGAACTGAGACTCAACCTGGAAAAACTCAAGACCCTTGACCTGGAGTTGGAGCGAAAGCTCAAACCGTAA
- a CDS encoding HD domain-containing phosphohydrolase, which yields MTLAEENLRLFEKKFAILQEISNALVVTDNISAIANLMLDLAVNYTRAEKGSLLLLNERDELFILAGRGIDLQLMRTYRARLGEGIAGIVAKGRVPILVKDIDQDSRFQGMTRDRYKTPSFISCPIVSKDRLLGLLNINDKADGTPFLDDEFSLIKIIANQAAIALENAMLVNQLRYKAGEQEGINRKLIESDVTKTEFITRVSHELRTPLNSIKGSVYYLQQSDRLTRLEQQEFYDIIATETDKLIAIVENQLDFLRFEDETMIVTKTVVSLKEVLNEVLGSKNLKTFLARKNITVDIKIAEETSDIVGDKVRIVQFFLNIIEGLCHFLERGDAVTVMVGENDNVEVSIQLPRQIPEAILPFLFSSSHIFQATQPDEKLKLYLARKVVDLHQWELVAENGEQGLIVNLAIPKSTRQKVDAVMNNTIEMFLEFIAEVLDLNICSIMLCDDISGDLVIKSARGLEDYLIKQTRVRLGDRIAGWVALEGKPLFIEDIEKDPRFGRRNISQYNNKSLISLPLRVGGKVIGVLNLNNKRTATPFTRRDYQVASLLSERVSYFIERLHAGEHHEDNFRNFMTSFDNLITAEKKYHKKDSILPELTVRIMERLGAGEDMCRVALYASMLYDLGLVVMEKSILNKRETLLPAERNSLKVHPYTTVGLINAIEFSEEVKRGILHHHEHLDGTGYPDGLQGDDIPLISRVLAVVDSFCAMTSDRPYRKRVPVRHALQELKTKAGTVYDPRVVDALEAVLETQREQAKETGHEPKGKTGNGSRAAGDKKKEPLSMHP from the coding sequence ATGACCCTCGCCGAAGAAAACCTGCGCCTCTTCGAGAAGAAGTTCGCGATCCTTCAGGAAATTTCGAACGCGCTCGTCGTTACCGACAATATCAGCGCCATCGCCAACCTGATGCTCGATCTGGCAGTGAACTATACGAGGGCGGAAAAAGGCTCACTCCTGCTTCTCAACGAGCGGGATGAGCTTTTCATCCTTGCCGGCCGCGGTATAGACCTTCAGCTCATGAGGACCTACCGGGCAAGGCTCGGTGAAGGGATTGCCGGCATTGTCGCCAAGGGTCGCGTCCCCATCCTGGTAAAGGACATCGACCAGGATTCCCGTTTTCAGGGAATGACCCGCGACCGGTACAAGACACCCTCGTTCATCTCATGTCCCATCGTCAGCAAGGATCGGCTGCTGGGCCTGCTCAACATCAACGACAAGGCTGACGGCACGCCGTTTCTCGATGACGAATTCTCTCTCATAAAGATCATTGCCAACCAGGCGGCCATTGCCCTGGAAAACGCCATGCTGGTCAACCAGTTGCGGTACAAGGCGGGTGAGCAGGAGGGAATCAATCGCAAGCTCATTGAAAGCGATGTTACCAAGACCGAATTCATCACCCGTGTGTCCCACGAGTTGCGCACCCCCCTCAATTCCATCAAGGGCTCCGTCTACTATCTCCAGCAATCGGACCGGCTCACCCGGTTGGAACAGCAGGAGTTCTACGACATCATTGCCACCGAGACCGACAAGCTCATCGCCATCGTTGAAAATCAGCTTGATTTCCTCCGCTTCGAAGATGAAACCATGATCGTCACCAAGACCGTGGTCAGTCTCAAGGAGGTTCTCAACGAAGTCCTCGGATCAAAAAACCTCAAAACGTTCCTGGCCCGCAAGAATATCACCGTCGATATCAAGATCGCCGAGGAGACATCGGACATCGTCGGCGACAAGGTGCGAATCGTCCAGTTTTTCCTGAATATCATCGAAGGACTCTGCCACTTCCTTGAGCGGGGCGATGCAGTGACCGTAATGGTGGGCGAAAATGACAACGTGGAGGTTTCGATCCAGCTCCCGCGCCAGATACCTGAAGCAATCCTCCCCTTCCTTTTCAGCTCCAGTCACATCTTCCAGGCCACTCAGCCCGATGAAAAGCTGAAGCTCTATCTTGCCCGCAAGGTGGTGGACCTCCACCAGTGGGAGTTGGTCGCGGAGAACGGGGAGCAGGGTCTCATCGTCAATCTGGCGATCCCCAAGAGTACCCGGCAGAAGGTCGACGCGGTCATGAACAACACCATCGAGATGTTCCTGGAGTTCATCGCGGAAGTGCTCGATCTCAACATCTGCTCCATCATGCTGTGCGACGATATCTCCGGCGACCTGGTCATCAAGAGTGCCCGAGGGCTTGAAGATTATCTCATCAAGCAGACGCGGGTGCGGCTGGGCGACCGGATCGCCGGTTGGGTGGCTCTGGAAGGGAAACCGCTCTTCATCGAAGATATCGAGAAAGATCCGCGGTTCGGCAGAAGAAACATTTCCCAGTACAACAACAAATCCCTCATCTCGCTCCCTCTCAGGGTCGGCGGCAAGGTCATCGGCGTGCTCAACCTCAACAACAAGCGCACCGCAACCCCCTTCACCCGGCGTGACTACCAGGTGGCCTCCCTTCTGAGCGAACGGGTATCATACTTCATCGAGCGACTTCATGCCGGCGAACACCATGAGGATAATTTCCGCAACTTCATGACGTCGTTCGACAACCTGATCACGGCCGAGAAGAAGTATCACAAGAAGGATTCGATCCTGCCGGAACTTACGGTACGGATCATGGAACGGCTGGGTGCCGGAGAGGATATGTGCAGGGTAGCGCTCTATGCGTCCATGCTCTACGACCTGGGACTCGTGGTGATGGAAAAGAGCATCCTCAACAAACGGGAAACGCTCCTGCCGGCCGAACGCAACAGCCTCAAGGTCCATCCCTACACCACGGTCGGGCTGATTAATGCCATCGAGTTTTCCGAAGAGGTCAAGCGCGGCATCCTCCACCATCATGAGCACCTTGACGGCACCGGATACCCCGATGGTCTCCAGGGGGACGACATCCCGCTCATTTCGCGCGTCCTGGCAGTGGTCGACTCCTTCTGCGCCATGACGTCGGATCGCCCATACCGCAAGCGGGTACCCGTCCGGCACGCGCTGCAAGAACTCAAAACAAAAGCGGGGACCGTGTACGATCCCCGCGTCGTGGATGCCCTTGAAGCCGTTCTGGAGACTCAGAGGGAACAGGCCAAAGAAACCGGCCATGAACCTAAAGGTAAAACCGGTAACGGGTCTCGGGCCGCAGGCGACAAAAAGAAAGAGCCCCTGTCAATGCACCCCTGA
- the prsR gene encoding PEP-CTERM-box response regulator transcription factor, producing the protein MEKLLIVDDNEDIRKQLKWGIGKEYTLFLAADAREAIDVFRKQRPTVVTLDLGLPPHEDSSEEGFRCLEEMLRIAPDVKVIVITGNDGRENAVKAVQLGAYDFYQKPINLDELKVIVKRAFHLQTLEEENRRLQSALDGGSTEFRGFVGQCPEMQQVFSTIRKVAASDISVLIHGESGTGKELVARAIHAMSLRKDGPFIPINCGAIPENLLEAELFGHEKGAFTGALNRVLGKVEYAHKGTLFLDEIGELPLNLQVKLLRFLQEKVIQRVGGREDIAVDARIVAATNVDIARSMAEGTFREDLFYRIGVVSITLPPLRSRGEDVMLLANLFLKRFSIELRKKTKGFSSTSREYLEAYAWPGNVRELENKVQRAVLMAASPIIEPDDLGFTERPIPRASTSLEGVSLREARDRVEREMVREAISRCKGNIARAAEELGISRPTIYDLMKKHGISG; encoded by the coding sequence ATGGAAAAACTGCTGATCGTCGACGACAACGAAGATATTCGCAAACAGCTGAAATGGGGCATCGGCAAGGAGTACACGCTGTTCCTGGCGGCCGATGCCCGGGAGGCCATTGATGTTTTTCGCAAACAGCGGCCGACGGTGGTTACCCTTGACCTGGGGCTGCCACCCCATGAGGATAGCTCCGAGGAGGGGTTCCGCTGTCTGGAGGAGATGCTGCGCATCGCTCCCGATGTGAAGGTAATCGTCATTACCGGCAACGATGGCAGGGAAAACGCGGTCAAGGCGGTTCAACTGGGGGCCTACGATTTTTATCAGAAACCGATCAATCTCGACGAGTTGAAGGTGATCGTGAAGCGGGCGTTCCACCTTCAGACGTTGGAGGAGGAGAATCGGCGCCTCCAGAGTGCGCTGGACGGCGGCTCCACTGAATTCAGGGGGTTTGTCGGCCAATGTCCCGAGATGCAGCAGGTATTTTCCACAATCCGCAAGGTAGCGGCTTCCGATATCTCGGTACTGATCCACGGCGAGAGCGGCACGGGCAAGGAACTGGTGGCCCGGGCGATCCACGCCATGAGTCTGCGCAAGGACGGGCCGTTTATTCCCATCAACTGTGGCGCCATCCCTGAAAACCTTCTGGAGGCGGAGCTCTTCGGACACGAGAAGGGGGCGTTCACCGGCGCCCTCAATCGAGTGCTGGGGAAGGTCGAGTACGCCCACAAAGGGACCCTGTTCCTCGACGAAATCGGAGAGTTACCGCTTAATCTTCAGGTAAAGCTTTTACGTTTTCTGCAGGAGAAGGTTATCCAGCGGGTCGGCGGCAGGGAGGACATCGCCGTTGATGCCCGGATCGTGGCTGCCACTAATGTTGACATCGCCCGCTCCATGGCCGAGGGGACCTTCAGGGAAGACCTGTTCTACCGGATCGGTGTGGTTTCCATCACCCTGCCTCCCCTCAGAAGCCGGGGAGAAGATGTAATGCTCCTGGCGAATCTGTTCCTGAAACGATTTTCGATTGAGTTGCGCAAGAAGACCAAGGGGTTCAGCTCAACATCGCGTGAATATCTCGAAGCCTACGCCTGGCCCGGCAACGTGCGGGAGTTGGAGAACAAGGTCCAGCGGGCCGTGCTCATGGCAGCGTCGCCGATTATCGAGCCGGATGACCTGGGATTCACCGAACGGCCGATACCGAGGGCATCCACATCGCTGGAGGGCGTATCGCTCCGTGAGGCACGGGATCGAGTTGAGCGTGAGATGGTACGCGAGGCCATATCAAGGTGCAAGGGGAACATTGCCCGAGCAGCCGAGGAGTTGGGGATCAGCCGGCCAACTATCTACGACCTGATGAAAAAACACGGGATAAGTGGGTAA
- the prsK gene encoding XrtA/PEP-CTERM system histidine kinase PrsK yields MMQLVLSAAAVLLSLAVIGVTIRRQGLTLSVCATVAALTAASALEVLDLVVMLDPDRLFEWKRWVLGVESLLPAAWLTYSLTHSRRTATSAVPRLQRFFLAATAAFPLAALLLPPEVFFYSPDFATERVLFLTVHGYYFYLGLLLFAVISLVNLEGTYSHASLLERWRIKFDFIGATSYLALLVLYYSQGLLHRSLNMGLLPVRSLILALAAAMMLYSLLARGSGVRIAVSRNMAYKSVVLVAVGLYLVAVGVMGEGLRYFGEGFPKAMAIAALFCMGIALVVILLSETLRRRVRVFIHKNFYRSKYDYQTQWLHFTDLLASARSSDGLMEAILAGYSGVFGMNSGVLFLKSGDDGLFRWAVAREQALAGAFFSSNDPPVRRMADEGWIVNLREANPEEFSGAGEFVRENNVVFLIPLSSGEGLEGIVALGRPVHEGEFYHYEDYDLMKTMARQAASALMNLRLSEELASARELEVMGRVSTFIIHDLKNLVYTLSLTVDNARDHIADAEFQEDMLGTLGNTVNRMKLLIARLRGLPEKQSLCFEEVDLLRLAEESAGLAGGRGSISVGGSAVSARVDREEIQKVVVNLVVNALEATEGKGPVAVEVGCGTAPYIRVTDAGCGIPDAFRAHLFSPFRTTKKKGLGIGLYQCRRIVEAHGGRIDVESTPGQGAMFTVWL; encoded by the coding sequence ATGATGCAGTTGGTCCTTTCAGCGGCGGCGGTACTGCTCTCCCTGGCCGTAATCGGAGTCACCATCCGCCGTCAGGGGCTTACCCTTTCAGTCTGCGCGACAGTTGCCGCCCTGACGGCGGCTTCGGCTCTCGAAGTCTTGGACCTTGTCGTAATGCTCGACCCGGATCGACTGTTTGAATGGAAACGGTGGGTTCTGGGGGTCGAATCCCTTTTGCCTGCGGCTTGGCTTACCTATAGCCTCACCCACTCCCGGCGGACTGCGACATCTGCTGTGCCCCGGTTGCAGCGGTTTTTCCTGGCCGCTACGGCTGCGTTCCCACTGGCCGCTCTGCTGCTGCCGCCGGAGGTTTTCTTCTATTCACCGGATTTCGCCACGGAGCGGGTCCTGTTTCTGACGGTTCACGGCTACTACTTTTATCTCGGCCTGCTTCTCTTTGCTGTGATTTCCCTCGTCAATCTGGAGGGGACGTATTCTCATGCCTCTCTCCTGGAGCGCTGGCGAATCAAATTCGATTTCATCGGCGCGACCAGTTACCTTGCGCTTCTGGTGCTCTACTACAGCCAGGGGCTGCTCCATCGCTCTCTCAACATGGGGCTGTTGCCGGTACGATCCCTGATTCTTGCCCTTGCCGCTGCCATGATGCTCTATTCGCTCCTCGCACGGGGCAGCGGCGTGCGAATCGCGGTCTCGCGGAACATGGCCTACAAGTCGGTGGTGCTGGTTGCCGTAGGGCTGTACCTGGTTGCCGTGGGGGTGATGGGGGAGGGGTTGCGCTACTTCGGGGAAGGCTTCCCCAAGGCAATGGCCATTGCCGCCCTGTTCTGCATGGGCATTGCCCTGGTGGTCATTCTCTTGTCAGAGACCCTGCGCCGCAGGGTCCGGGTCTTCATTCACAAGAATTTTTACCGGAGCAAGTACGATTACCAGACCCAGTGGCTCCACTTCACCGACCTGTTGGCCTCTGCCCGCAGCTCTGACGGTCTCATGGAGGCAATCCTCGCCGGCTACAGCGGGGTTTTCGGCATGAACAGCGGAGTTCTTTTCCTTAAAAGCGGAGACGACGGCTTATTCCGCTGGGCCGTCGCTCGGGAGCAGGCGCTGGCCGGTGCATTTTTCTCATCTAACGATCCTCCGGTGCGCCGGATGGCGGATGAGGGCTGGATCGTCAATCTCCGCGAGGCAAACCCTGAGGAGTTCTCCGGTGCCGGTGAGTTTGTGCGGGAGAACAACGTCGTATTCCTCATCCCTCTGTCGTCCGGCGAGGGGCTTGAGGGGATCGTTGCCCTGGGACGACCCGTGCATGAGGGAGAGTTCTATCACTACGAAGATTACGACCTGATGAAGACCATGGCTCGCCAGGCCGCATCGGCCCTCATGAACCTGCGCCTCTCCGAGGAACTGGCAAGCGCCCGGGAACTGGAAGTGATGGGGCGGGTATCGACGTTTATCATCCATGACCTCAAAAACCTGGTCTATACCCTGTCGCTTACCGTGGACAACGCCCGTGACCATATCGCCGATGCCGAATTCCAGGAAGACATGCTCGGCACCCTCGGCAATACGGTGAACCGGATGAAGCTGCTCATAGCCCGGTTGCGCGGCCTGCCTGAGAAGCAGTCCCTCTGTTTCGAAGAGGTCGATCTCCTTCGACTTGCCGAGGAGAGCGCGGGGCTTGCCGGCGGCCGGGGCAGCATCAGTGTCGGCGGATCTGCTGTTTCCGCCCGGGTCGACCGCGAGGAGATCCAGAAAGTGGTCGTGAACCTGGTGGTGAACGCCTTGGAGGCCACGGAAGGGAAGGGGCCGGTGGCGGTGGAGGTGGGCTGCGGCACCGCCCCTTACATCCGCGTGACCGATGCCGGCTGCGGTATCCCCGATGCGTTTCGTGCCCACCTGTTCTCGCCCTTCAGGACCACCAAGAAGAAAGGGCTCGGCATCGGGCTCTACCAGTGTCGCCGGATCGTGGAGGCACACGGCGGGAGAATAGACGTGGAGAGTACGCCCGGACAGGGTGCGATGTTTACGGTGTGGTTGTAA
- a CDS encoding nucleotide sugar dehydrogenase, with the protein MTADRTISVIGLGYVGLPVAVAFGRVRRTVGFDINAGRIAELKQGIDRTGEVTAEALAAANILFTDRIEELRLADFHIVAVPTPIDEANQPDLTLMLKASETVGKALKQGDIVVYESTVYPGVTEDECVPILERVSGLRCGTDFTVGYSPERINPGDREHTFTKITKVVSGQDAATLDVVARVYESVVTAGVHRASSIKVAEAAKVIENTQRDLNIALMNELALIFDRLGIDTSEVLEAAGTKWNFLRFKPGLVGGHCIGVDPYYLTHKAEKIGYIPQVILAGRRINDGMGKFVAQKTVKEMILAGHPVLGARVTVLGLTFKEDCPDLRNSRVIDIIRELEEYGVKVQVYDPLADPNEALHEYGVTLVPADGLEPAAAVVAAVAHRQFRSLAGDDLLRLMGHPPVLMDVKGMYDQNMLRQAGIRFWRL; encoded by the coding sequence ATGACCGCTGACCGCACCATTTCCGTTATCGGACTCGGCTACGTGGGACTCCCCGTGGCGGTTGCCTTCGGCCGTGTCCGTCGGACTGTCGGATTCGACATCAATGCCGGCCGCATCGCCGAGCTCAAGCAGGGGATCGATCGAACCGGCGAGGTGACTGCTGAGGCCCTGGCCGCAGCGAACATCCTTTTCACCGACCGCATCGAGGAACTCCGTCTGGCGGATTTTCACATCGTGGCGGTGCCGACTCCCATCGATGAAGCGAATCAGCCCGACCTTACCCTGATGCTGAAGGCGTCGGAAACGGTGGGTAAGGCCCTGAAGCAGGGCGACATCGTGGTGTACGAGTCCACAGTGTATCCCGGTGTCACTGAGGACGAGTGCGTGCCGATCCTGGAACGGGTGTCGGGACTGCGCTGCGGCACCGATTTCACCGTGGGCTACAGCCCTGAGCGGATCAATCCGGGCGACAGGGAGCATACTTTCACGAAGATCACCAAAGTAGTGTCGGGGCAGGATGCTGCGACACTCGACGTAGTTGCCCGAGTGTATGAATCAGTGGTGACGGCGGGGGTTCACCGGGCGTCGAGCATCAAGGTGGCCGAAGCGGCCAAGGTGATTGAGAACACACAACGGGACCTGAACATCGCCCTCATGAACGAGTTGGCCCTGATTTTCGACCGGCTGGGCATCGACACTAGCGAGGTGCTGGAGGCGGCCGGAACCAAGTGGAACTTCCTCAGGTTCAAGCCGGGGCTCGTGGGAGGGCATTGCATCGGTGTGGATCCGTACTATCTGACCCACAAGGCGGAGAAGATCGGTTACATCCCCCAGGTGATCCTGGCGGGCCGCAGGATCAACGACGGTATGGGCAAATTCGTGGCCCAGAAGACGGTGAAAGAGATGATCCTGGCCGGACACCCGGTTCTGGGAGCCAGGGTGACGGTGCTCGGCCTCACCTTCAAGGAGGATTGCCCTGACCTGCGCAATTCCCGAGTGATCGACATTATCCGCGAACTTGAGGAGTATGGTGTGAAGGTTCAGGTCTACGACCCCTTGGCCGACCCCAACGAGGCCCTGCATGAATACGGGGTGACGCTTGTGCCGGCAGATGGTCTGGAGCCTGCAGCTGCGGTGGTTGCCGCTGTGGCACACCGTCAGTTCCGGTCCCTGGCCGGGGATGACTTGCTTCGATTGATGGGGCACCCCCCGGTTCTCATGGACGTTAAGGGTATGTACGACCAGAACATGCTGCGGCAGGCGGGAATCCGCTTCTGGAGGCTCTGA
- a CDS encoding PEP-CTERM sorting domain-containing protein has protein sequence MKKLIGLVAGLLLMGGVAQASPLTFTDTTLFTSTGTLAAQDLVSYGGSSVNFLEGTGDYVAWKHQFTFTPPAQQILSGRLTLTLLDDDADKLLNPLTWELAFGYAEDGSWALGGVNTGAYGYNVNVEFLKDGEFNVKLASLLGDFYITRSDLTITYEPESAPVPEPGTIVLLGAGLLGLGAYSRRRMKRQ, from the coding sequence ATGAAAAAATTGATAGGTTTGGTGGCAGGGCTGCTTCTCATGGGAGGCGTAGCCCAGGCCTCGCCGCTTACCTTTACGGACACCACGCTTTTCACTTCTACAGGAACCCTCGCCGCCCAGGATTTGGTGAGCTATGGGGGGAGTAGTGTGAACTTCCTTGAAGGCACCGGGGATTACGTCGCCTGGAAGCATCAATTCACCTTTACGCCGCCGGCCCAGCAGATATTGAGTGGCAGACTGACTCTTACCCTCCTTGACGACGATGCCGACAAACTGCTCAACCCTCTTACCTGGGAACTCGCCTTCGGCTATGCCGAGGATGGTTCCTGGGCCCTTGGCGGAGTGAACACCGGCGCCTATGGGTATAATGTGAATGTGGAATTCCTCAAAGACGGGGAGTTTAACGTGAAGCTCGCATCGCTGCTGGGAGACTTCTACATCACCCGCTCGGATCTGACCATCACCTACGAGCCTGAGTCGGCTCCCGTTCCCGAACCAGGGACGATCGTTCTGCTGGGCGCCGGCCTGTTGGGGCTCGGAGCGTACAGCCGCAGGCGTATGAAGCGACAATAG